The sequence GCGTCTGAGCAACAGCAGCGATGAACAGCGCGCCCGCCACCAACTGCTGAGCTATCAGCTTGAAGAACTGGAAACCCTGGCGCTGGGCGAGCAGGAGCTGGAGCAACTTGAGCACGAACACAAGAACCTCGCCAACGCCGAGCACCTGCTCGGCGCGTGCCGCCAGGTCATCGACCTTTGCAGCGAGAGCGACGCGGGGAACGTGCTGTCAGCGCTGACGTCGAGCCTGCAGCGCCTGACCGGTTTCCAGAACCAGCCGGGCGCGCTTGGCGAAGCGGTCAACCTGCTCTCAAGCGCGCAGATCCAGGTAGAAGAAGCCGTCGGCGAGCTGAACCGCTTTCTCGACCATTTCGATTCCGATCCCCAGCGCCAGCAGGCGCTGGAAGAGCGCCTGGACAGCATTTATACGTTGGCGCGCAAGCACCGTGTGCAACCCCAGGAGCTTCCGACCCTGCAACAAGGCCTGTTCGAGGAACTGGAAAGCCTGAATGCCGACGACGACGCGCTGGAGCGGTTAGGCGAGGAGCTTGCGGCATACGCTCAGCATTATCAGGAAAAAGCCGAGAAACTGAGCGACGCCCGACGCCAGGCGGCCGAGTCGCTTGCCGAAGCTGTAGAGGTCGAGATTCAGCGCCTGGGCATGCCGGGTGGCAAGTTCAGTGTGGTACTCAAGCCCGTGCAGGCGGACGATCTGATGCCGTATGGACGAGAGCAGGTCGAGTTCCTCGTCAGCGCCAACCCCGGACAACCGCTACGACCGCTGGCGAAAGTTGCATCCGGCGGTGAGCTGTCGCGAATCAGCCTGGCGATCCAAGTCATTACCGCGCAGACGTCACGGACGCCAACGCTGGTGTTCGACGAGGTGGATGTGGGCATTGGCGGCCCAACGGCTGAAGTGGTCGGGCAGTTACTGCGCCGTCTCGGTGAGCGCGGCCAAGTACTCACCGTGACGCACCTTCCCCAGGTGGCGGCGCAGGGGCATCATCACCTCTTCGTGCACAAGGCGCGGGGTCGCGACGAGACGCATACGGCGGTAGCAGCCCTTGAAGGCAGCGAGCGGGTCGAAGAAATAGCCCGCATGCTTGGCGGCGTCGATCTGACCGAGCAGGCGCTGGCCCATGCCAGGCAAATGATAGGGTCGGCCCAACTCTCTTGATCGCAGCCACAAAAAAGGCGACCCGCAGGCCGCCTTTTTGTCCAGGCATCGACAATCAGTCGGCCTTCTTGCGCACGTAGAGCACGAGGTTGTGATCAACCAGCTCGTAGCCGTGACGCTTGACGATTTCTTTCTGCAGTTTCTCGATTTCCGAGTCGAAGAACTCGATCACATCGCCGCTGTCCACGCAGACCATGTGGTCGTGATGCCCGCTGTCAGCCAGCTCGAATACCGCATGACCGCCATCGAAATTATGACGGACCACCAGGCCTGCCGCTTCGAACTGGGTCAGCACGCGGTATACCGTTGCCAGGCCGACGTCTTCCCCGGCTTCCATCAACGCCTTGTAGACGTCCTCGGCGCTCATGTGGCGCTGATCGGTGGTATCCAGCATCTGCAGGATCTTGACCCGTGGCAGGGTTACTTTGAGACCAGCTTTGCGTAGTTCGCTATTTTCAACCATGGTGGGCTTTCTCGTTGCTGCTGTTTCGCAGCCTCCTTCAATACGGGTATGATCCGGGCTTTGCCCAGCCAAGATAGTGGAAGTCACCTACCGATGCAAAACACCAAGCTCATGCTGTCCAGCCTCACGCTCGTGGGCCTGTTCGCACTCGCCGGTTGTTCATTCCCCGGGGTTTACAAGGTCGACATTCAACAGGGCAATGTCGTTACGCAGGATATGATAGACCAGTTACGCCCTGGAATGACCCGCTCGCAAGTACGGTTTATCATGGGTAACCCGTTGATCACCGACACCTTCCACGCCAACCGCTGGGATTATCTGTACAGCATCCAGCCCGGCGGCAGCCAGCGCCAGCAGGAGCGCGTCAGCCTGGTGTTCAATGCCAACGACCAATTGGCGGGTCTGGCCGGCGACTTCAAGCCGGGCGTCAGCCGCGACGAAGCGATCCTCGGCACCGACCGCCCCACCGAGCAAACGCCAGTGCGCACCGAGCCGGAAGAGACCCCTGAACCGGGCTCGCTGCTCGAGCAGATTCAGCGCGAAGTGGACGCAGCCGAACCCGTCCCGGTACCGACCCCGGATCCGCTGGACACGAACTGACCACACACGCATCACCGCATAAAAAAGCCCGGCATGCCGGGCTTTTTCGCGTTCGGCGATCACTGCTCGCCCGATCCTGCCGCCTTGTTCTGCGCCGCTTTGGCCGCACGCTGCTTGCGCACCTCCTTGGGATCGGCGATCAGCGGCCGGTAGATCTCCACCCGCTCGCCTTCTTCAAGTACGCGCTCGTCCGCCTTGGGCACCGCTTTACCAAAGATACCCAGCGGCGCGATCGCCAGGTCCAGGCCAGGGAAAAAACCATCCATTCCAGAGCGCAACGCAGCCTGGCGCACCGTCGTACCCCGAGGAACCGTCAGGCGCAACAACTTCTGCTTGTCGGCAAGCGCATAGACCACTTCGACCGCGATGACCGACTCCGGGTTATCCATAGAGCTGCTTCGCTCTGTCACAGAACGCATCGACCAAGGTGTTCGCAGCCTGATTGAACAGGGGACCCAGGGTGGCTCGGACCAGTGGCCCTGCGTAGTCGAAGGTCAGATCAAGGCTGATCTTGCAGGCCTTGTCCCCGAGCGCCTTGAACTCCCAGACCCCATGCAGGTGACTGAACGGGCCTTCCTTGAGCGTCATCTCGATGCGCTTGCCCGCCTGCAGCTCGTTGTGCGTGAGAAAGCGCTGACTCATCCCGGCTTTCGCCACCGTCATGCTGGCCTGCATCTCCGTTTCGCTGCTCGACAGGACTTCGGTCGCGGAGCACCACGGCAGGAACTGGGGATAGCTGGCCACATCGTTGACCATGTCGAACAGCGCGTGTGCCGGGTAAGGCAACAGGGCAGAGCGTTGAATATGCGTTGTCATCGGTCCTTTCTACTTCATTGTCGACATCGGCAACCGAAGCCGCGAGCGGCAACAGCACCCATCGTGAATACCGGATGGAACAGGGTCTGCCACGGAGCGACTCCCGCCGCGCAACAGCGGTAAAGATGGCACATTGTCGGGGATAAGCGCACCCCTCTCAAGTTTCGCGCCGTCTCAGCGTACTGGTTGTCGCCAGCCGCAGCGGGACTCCCTATAATGCGCAGCCTATGGCCAAACAGAAGAAACAGTCCCCCGGGACGATCGCGCTGAACAAGAAGGCGCTACACGACTACTTCATCGAACAGAAATTCGAGGCGGGCCTCGTGCTGGCCGGCTGGGAAGTGAAAAGCCTGCGTGCCGGCAAAGCCCAGCTGGTCGACAGCTACGTCCTGCTCAAGGACGGTGAAGCCTGGCTGATGGGCTGTCATATCACGCCGCTGACCACTGCCAGCACCCACGTGATCGCCGACCCGACACGCACCCGCAAGCTCTTGCTGAACAAGCGCGAGCTGGGCAAGCTGTTCGGAGCTGTACAGCAGAAGGGATACGCTTGCGTGGCCCTGGCGATCTATTGGAAAAAGCACCTGATCAAGTGCGAAATTGCCCTCGGCAAGGGCAAGAAAGAGTTTGATAAGCGTCATACCGAGAAAGAACGCGACTCCGACCGCGAAATCCAGCGCGCCATGCGTACCAAAGGCAAGGAAGACTGATCTCGACATCGAGCGGACCTTCGCCGCCCGACGCAGTCTTCCACCGCTCAGCCTCCCACTGGTTTATCCACCTTGCCCTGGCGACGCTGCGCCCTGGCCAGCCGTTGCGCCTCCTGCTGGCCTTCGGCAAGCACTTCCTGCACGTAACTGATGTGACGATGGATCACTTCGCGCGCCTCATGAGCCTGCCGGGCGATGATCGCGTCATAGAGCTCCTGGTGCTGCTGCATGAGCATCGTGCGGGTTTCCTTGCGCAACGCATACATGCCGCCAATATTGGTCACCACGTTACGCTTGAGCAGATCGAACAAGCCACGAATGGTGTGCAGCAGCACGGCGTTATGGCTGGCCTCGGCGATCGCCAGATGGAAGCGCGCATCCGCTGCCCCCTCTTCTGCCCGCGTCACCGTTCCGTCTCGCAAGTAGCAGTCCTGAAGCACCGCGAAAGCCTCTGCGAGCCGCTGGCGGTCGACATCGGTAGCCCGCAGCGCAGCGTAATAGGCGCAGCTGCCTTCGAGCGTATGGCGAAACTCCAGCAGGTCACGCTGTGCATCGGCGTTATTTTCCAG is a genomic window of Stutzerimonas stutzeri containing:
- the recN gene encoding DNA repair protein RecN, translating into MLVHLSVRNYAIVEHLDLELKRGMSVISGETGAGKSIMLDALGLTLGDRADSSVVRIGADKADILASFDLDDIPDARAWLAERDLDNDGPCILRRVITAEGRSRGYINGTPCPQGDLKALGELLIDIHSQHEHQSLLKLDTHRRLLDEYGGSQELARQVQLAAQRWRQTRQTLERLSNSSDEQRARHQLLSYQLEELETLALGEQELEQLEHEHKNLANAEHLLGACRQVIDLCSESDAGNVLSALTSSLQRLTGFQNQPGALGEAVNLLSSAQIQVEEAVGELNRFLDHFDSDPQRQQALEERLDSIYTLARKHRVQPQELPTLQQGLFEELESLNADDDALERLGEELAAYAQHYQEKAEKLSDARRQAAESLAEAVEVEIQRLGMPGGKFSVVLKPVQADDLMPYGREQVEFLVSANPGQPLRPLAKVASGGELSRISLAIQVITAQTSRTPTLVFDEVDVGIGGPTAEVVGQLLRRLGERGQVLTVTHLPQVAAQGHHHLFVHKARGRDETHTAVAALEGSERVEEIARMLGGVDLTEQALAHARQMIGSAQLS
- a CDS encoding outer membrane protein assembly factor BamE; the encoded protein is MQNTKLMLSSLTLVGLFALAGCSFPGVYKVDIQQGNVVTQDMIDQLRPGMTRSQVRFIMGNPLITDTFHANRWDYLYSIQPGGSQRQQERVSLVFNANDQLAGLAGDFKPGVSRDEAILGTDRPTEQTPVRTEPEETPEPGSLLEQIQREVDAAEPVPVPTPDPLDTN
- a CDS encoding type II toxin-antitoxin system RatA family toxin codes for the protein MTTHIQRSALLPYPAHALFDMVNDVASYPQFLPWCSATEVLSSSETEMQASMTVAKAGMSQRFLTHNELQAGKRIEMTLKEGPFSHLHGVWEFKALGDKACKISLDLTFDYAGPLVRATLGPLFNQAANTLVDAFCDRAKQLYG
- the smpB gene encoding SsrA-binding protein SmpB gives rise to the protein MAKQKKQSPGTIALNKKALHDYFIEQKFEAGLVLAGWEVKSLRAGKAQLVDSYVLLKDGEAWLMGCHITPLTTASTHVIADPTRTRKLLLNKRELGKLFGAVQQKGYACVALAIYWKKHLIKCEIALGKGKKEFDKRHTEKERDSDREIQRAMRTKGKED
- a CDS encoding RnfH family protein, producing the protein MDNPESVIAVEVVYALADKQKLLRLTVPRGTTVRQAALRSGMDGFFPGLDLAIAPLGIFGKAVPKADERVLEEGERVEIYRPLIADPKEVRKQRAAKAAQNKAAGSGEQ
- the fur gene encoding ferric iron uptake transcriptional regulator is translated as MVENSELRKAGLKVTLPRVKILQMLDTTDQRHMSAEDVYKALMEAGEDVGLATVYRVLTQFEAAGLVVRHNFDGGHAVFELADSGHHDHMVCVDSGDVIEFFDSEIEKLQKEIVKRHGYELVDHNLVLYVRKKAD
- a CDS encoding GntR family transcriptional regulator — encoded protein: MEVGTVRQRRLADNIVEQLETMILEGTLRAGERLPAERMLAEQFGVSRPSLREAIQKLAAKGLLVSRHGGGNFVAESLGSTFSDPLLHLLENNADAQRDLLEFRHTLEGSCAYYAALRATDVDRQRLAEAFAVLQDCYLRDGTVTRAEEGAADARFHLAIAEASHNAVLLHTIRGLFDLLKRNVVTNIGGMYALRKETRTMLMQQHQELYDAIIARQAHEAREVIHRHISYVQEVLAEGQQEAQRLARAQRRQGKVDKPVGG